The sequence ATTCCTTTTGCCATTCTTCTGCTCCTTTTTTTTGATGTTCTAATAAAGCAGATTTTCACTTAAATGGCTGTCCAATTTTTCCAGACCAGCTCTGGTGTCGATGGGGATGCACAGCGGATAGGCCAGTTGACCTGGATGCTTTTTCTTAAAGTGTTTGACCAGCGTGAAGAGGAATGGGAAGGCGATTTTGAGGATCGCGGGGGAATTTATGAATCTCCCCTGCCAGAAGAGTGCCGCTGGAGAAGTTGGGCAAAATATCTCCCCAGCTCTGATGGAAAACTGGCTCCGCAGATTGCCGCCAGTGACCTTATTGCCCATGTAAATGAAAAAGTTTTCCCGGGCCTAAGAGAAATTTCCCTCGACACGATCGATGATGATAAAAGCAGGGCAAAGGCAAAAGTTGTTCGTGAAGTCTTTGTGGACTCAAACAACTATATGAAGTCCGGAACTTTGATGCTGGGCGTTATAGAAAAACTGGACGAAGCCATCGACTTTCACGACTTTAAAACCAGGTCGAACCTTGGGGATGTTTATGAAAAAATCCTCAATGACCTGAGAAGTGCGGGCAATGCAGGTGAGTTCTATACTCCCCGCGCCGTAACGCATTTTATGGTGCAGATGGTTAATCCTGTTCTTGAAAAGCGTGAAACAGTGCTTGACCCTGCCTGCGGTACCGGCGGATTCCTCACCGCAACCATTGATCACTTCAACACTCAGATTGACACAAAACCAAGCGCCGAAGATAAAAAGGCCATTGAATCCTGTATTCACGGTATTGAAAAAAAACAGTTGCCCCACCTGCTCTGTACCACCAATATGATGCTCCACGGCATTGATGTACCATCCCAGATAGAACACAA comes from Desulforegula conservatrix Mb1Pa and encodes:
- a CDS encoding class I SAM-dependent DNA methyltransferase, translating into MAVQFFQTSSGVDGDAQRIGQLTWMLFLKVFDQREEEWEGDFEDRGGIYESPLPEECRWRSWAKYLPSSDGKLAPQIAASDLIAHVNEKVFPGLREISLDTIDDDKSRAKAKVVREVFVDSNNYMKSGTLMLGVIEKLDEAIDFHDFKTRSNLGDVYEKILNDLRSAGNAGEFYTPRAVTHFMVQMVNPVLEKRETVLDPACGTGGFLTATIDHFNTQIDTKPSAEDKKAIESCIHGIEKKQLPHLLCTTNMMLHGIDVPSQIEHKNTLAKAWNDWSRNEKVDCVITNPPFGGMEEDGVGADFPSDLRTRETSDMFLTLIVNKLLKDGGRGAIVLPDGNLFGEGVKAKVKQLLLEKCNLHTIIRLPNGVFAPYTGIKTNLLFFTKGKPTDTIWYYEHPYPAGYKSYSKTKPITLEEFQAEKEWWGKESNGFAGRVESEYAWKVDFKSRKLEAEAKAKPHWDKAEELNNQAADLESWSGKIGQPFK